The following coding sequences are from one Stigmatopora nigra isolate UIUO_SnigA chromosome 12, RoL_Snig_1.1, whole genome shotgun sequence window:
- the cst3 gene encoding cystatin C (amyloid angiopathy and cerebral hemorrhage) gives MILRVTFLLLGIAYAEAVGCLTGGLVDVDLDRESAAQTALSFAIKHHNVASNDIYLRQMTDLIRAQKQVVAGIMYHFTVKLAKTSCRKNSNEQCGIIQDPVAAQPYECTFEVWSRPWLNQEPKVQQTCKNDVAETPV, from the exons ATGATTTTGCGGGTGACCTTCTTATTACTTGGGATCGCTTACGCCGAAGCCGTCGGCTGTCTCACCGGGGGATTAGTTGATGTGGATCTGGACCGGGAAAGCGCCGCGCAAACGGCTCTGAGTTTTGCCATTAAGCACCATAATGTGGCCTCGAACGACATTTACCTCAGGCAAATGACAGATTTGATCCGCGCTCAAAAACAG GTGGTTGCTGGCATAATGTACCATTTTACTGTTAAATTGGCGAAGACATCGTGCAGGAAGAATTCAAATGAACAATGTGGTATCATTCAAGATCCAGTGGCGGCGCAG CCATACGAGTGCACATTTGAAGTGTGGAGTCGCCCATGGCTGAATCAAGAGCCCAAAGTGCAACAAACCTGCAAGAACGATGTAGCAGAAACACCAGTATAG
- the ephx5 gene encoding epoxide hydrolase 1, whose product MQRAQLLRDSFLNMDAFHKHIVIGTAITAGVALLYIRHRRRNKVQTIPIGEGWWGAGERIQSEDNNIYPFEVQTTDDEIKDLHERLDKSRYTDPLEDESFQYGFNSTYLKTVTSYWRHEFDWRKQVVLLNKYPHFKTKIEGIDVHFIHVRPVQKKNQKVLPLMLVHGWPGSFFEFYKILPLLTESNDNLTFEVICPSIPGYGFSEAPHKQGFNSLAAARIFLKLMERLGFSQFYLQGGDWGSLITTNMAQMKPLCVKGLHLNMFMIRKGFKVMMSLLIGSYLPFLVGLSREDVRRLFPFFEKTMWPILRETGYMHIQATKPDTVGCGVNNSPVGLAAYILEKFSTWTNLENIALVDGGLERKFSLDDLLTNVMIYWTTGCMVSSMRFYKENLGGDLDKRIDSRTRIFVPTGLAAFPGELAHTPKLWAQTKYHNIVSYTFMPQGGHFAAFEEPQLLANDLIQFVRKVEH is encoded by the exons ATGCAAAGAGCACAATTGCTGAG AGACTCCTTCCTAAATATGGATGCTTTTCACAAGCATATTGTGATTGGGACAGCGATTACAGCAGGAGTTGCATTGTTGTACATTCGGCACAGAAGAAGGAACAaagtccaaactattccaattGGTGAAGGATGGTGGGGAGCAGGCGAGAGGATACAGTCAGAAGATAACAATATTTATCCTTTTGAGGTTCAAACCACTGATGATGAGATCAAG GACCTCCACGAACGTCTTGACAAAAGCCGCTACACGGACCCCCTGGAAGATGAATCCTTTCAATATGGATTCAATTCAACTTATCTTAAGACAGTGACATCCTACTGGAGACATGAATTTGATTGGAGAAAACAAGTGGTATTACTGAACAAGTATCCACACTTCAAAACTAAAATTGAAG GTATAGATGTACATTTTATCCACGTTCGACCCGTTCAAAAGAAGAATCAAAAGGTTCTCCCGCTTATGCTTGTCCATGGTTGGCCTGGCTCCTTTTTTGAATTCTACAAGATCTTGCCACTTCTCACAGAGAGCAACGATAATCTCACATTTGAGGTCATATGCCCGTCAATCCCGGGCTATGGTTTCTCTGAGGCTCCTCATAAACAAG gtttcaaCAGTCTTGCAGCTGCCAGAATTTTCCTCAAGCTAATGGAACGTTTAGGGTTCTCACAGTTCTATCTGCAAGGAGGAGACTGGGGCTCCCTAATCACAACCAACATGGCACAAATGAAACCTTT GTGTGTGAAAGGCCTGCATTTGAACATGTTTATGATAAGAAAAGGTTTCAAAGTCATGATGTCACTCCTCATTGGCTCTTACCTGCCTTTTTTGGTGGGCCTGAGTCGGGAAGATGTTCGCCGTTTGTTCCCCTTCTTTGAAAAGACTATGTGGCCCATCTTGAGGGAAACAGGCTACATGCACATTCAGGCTACCAAACCTGACACTGTTG GTTGTGGAGTGAATAACTCCCCCGTCGGATTGGCTGCCTACATTTTGGAGAAGTTTTCCACCTGGACGAATTTAGAAAATATAGCCTTGGTGGACGGCGGGCTGGAAAG GAAATTTAGCCTGGATGACCTCTTAACTAATGTCATGATCTACTGGACAACAGGGTGCATGGTTTCCTCCATGCGTTTCTATAAAGAGAACCTCGGGGGGGATTTAGACAAAAGGATTGACTCCAG gacAAGGATATTTGTACCGACTGGACTGGCAGCCTTCCCTGGAGAACTAGCACACACCCCTAAATTGTGGGCTCAAACTAAATACCATAACATTGTCTCCTACACATTTATGCCTCAAGGTGGTCACTTTGCTGCTTTTGAGGAGCCTCAACTGCTTGCTAATGATCTAATCCAATTTGTTAGAAAAGTAGAGCATTGA
- the mad2l1bp gene encoding MAD2L1-binding protein, translated as MKKLSESPENLAYVALIPTLMNHEDNPNEPDLLEQIVSPPEKKIVIDEEECKCSEEQSRESPDQFNSSQKDENTTVSSSNSFENVPKQDCSSTANHPQLQNAETDAEIARRANEEGTVSVVFPGTVTKEGCCRFVSEILKCVLYQRQQLPMTYNQLVYTQKNLQDSKKDKDVISGRKVNLADMRGRKSHKTLHDLEEVLNQLEVLFSLSKVPRILLLLGGSLVLPKEMYEINLEALALGSGDKCLRASSCSRQLFRTLFIADLLSDSKPGRLMPTTVLALAHRDCGVGWFHPKLRFKVPTCVKKKLIALCSDVQGCGDESVDEMDWQEYVWFQAPTAIKGFLN; from the exons ATGAAGAAGCTGTCCGAGTCTCCTGAAAATCTTGCTTACGTGGCGTTAATTCCAACGTTAATGAATCATGAAGACAATCCAAACGAACCCGATCTTTTGGAACAAATTGTCTCTCCGCCTGAAAAGAAAATAGTGATAGATGAAGAGGAATGTAAATGTTCCGAGGAGCAATCAAGGGAAAGTCCAGATCAATTTAATAGTAGTCAAAAAGACGAAAATACAACTGTATCGTCAAGCAACTCGTTTG AAAATGTGCCGAAGCAAGACTGCAGCTCGACAGCGAATCATCCCCAATTGCAAAATGCTGAGACTGACGCAGAGATAGCGAGAAGGGCAAATGAGGAGGGCACTGTCAGTGTTGTCTTCCCAGGAACCGTGACTAAGGAAGGATGCTGCCGCTTTGTCAGCGAAATCCTAAAGTGTGTTTTATATCAGAGGCAACAACTGCCTATGACCTATAACCAACTAGTCTACACCCAAAAGAATTTGCAAGACTCAAAAAAG GATAAAGATGTTATTAGTGGTAGAAAAGTGAACCTGGCAGATATGAGGGGGCGCAAGTCTCATAAGACACTGCACGATCTGGAGGAGGTCCTGAATCAGCTGGAGGTGCTTTTTTCTTTAAGTAAGGTACCACGGATTTTGCTCCTCTTAGGGGGCTCCCTTGTCCTCCCCAAGGAGATGTACGAGATCAACCTCGAAGCGCTGGCGCTGGGTAGCGGCGATAAATGCCTACGTGCGTCATCATGTTCGAGACAACTCTTCCGCACGCTTTTTATCGCCGACCTTTTGTCTGATAGCAAACCGGGACGTTTAATGCCCACCACAGTGTTGGCGCTAGCCCACCGGGACTGTGGGGTAGGTTGGTTCCATCCCAAATTACGGTTTAAAGTACCAACTTGTGTCAAGAAAAAATTAATTGCACTTTGTAGTGATGTGCAAGGGTGCGGGGATGAAAGCGTGGATGAAATGGACTGGCAGGAATATGTTTGGTTTCAAGCACCGACGGCCATCAAAGGATTTTTAAACTGA